One window of Carassius auratus strain Wakin chromosome 17, ASM336829v1, whole genome shotgun sequence genomic DNA carries:
- the LOC113117740 gene encoding XK-related protein 6-like, whose translation MAAKSDGLGVVTGFAQLHNLDEAAGDEDALDSAAIHICHCCNTSSCYWGCRSACLQSLLGDRDAAAAAAAVGGGGGSRRPQHQHQREERLWLDCLWIVLALLVFFWDVGTDLWLALDYYFKRDYLWFGLTLFFVLVPSVLVQILSFRWFVQDYAGGGLVAVEGLSRKATADLSSRIYGRDRCCVISIWIWHACVHILQMGQVWRYIRTMYLGIQSRRQKEHRRRFYWAMMYEYADVNMLRLLETFLESAPQLVLQLCIMIQKNRAETLQCVSSVASLLSLAWVLASYHKLLRDSRDDKKSMSYRGALIHIFWRLFTISSRVLSFALFASIFHIYFGIFVVVHWCAMAFWIVHGGTDFCMSKWEEVLFNMVVGIVYIFCWFNVKEGRTRFRMVIYYFVVLAENTVLTCLWYAYRDPVTTDSYAVPVLCGVYLTFASGVVFMGIYYGFLHPMGPKTRLLASSCCAELLWGLPFPPEAEPMVLTPGPRASQPTPSRASMGAFGQLDDASVDSCLPVFQVRSPESTTPLGRYRPEGPLIKIDMPRKRYPAWDAHFVDRRLRRTINILQFITPATVGIRYRDGPLLYELLQYESSL comes from the exons ATGGCAGCAAAATCCGATGGCTTGGGGGTCGTTACCGGTTTCGCCCAGCTGCACAACCTGGACGAGGCGGCCGGCGACGAGGATGCGCTGGACAGCGCGGCTATACACATCTGCCACTGCTGCAACACGTCGTCGTGCTACTGGGGCTGCAGGAGCGCGTGTCTGCAGTCGCTGCTGGGAGACagggatgctgctgctgctgctgctgctgtaggaggaggaggaggaagcagGCGGCCGCAGCATCAGCACCAGCGGGAGGAGCGCCTGTGGCTGGACTGCCTCTGGATCGTCCTCGCGCTGCTCGTCTTCTTCTGGGACGTCGGCACGGACTTGTGGCTGGCGTTGGACTACTACTTCAAACGGGACTATCTGTGGTTCGGGCTCACGCTGTTCTTCGTGCTGGTGCCGTCGGTGCTGGTCCAGATCCTGAGCTTCAGGTGGTTCGTCCAGGATTACGCCGGCGGCGGGCTCGTGGCCGTGGAGGGGCTCAGCAGAAAAGCCACGGCGGATCTGAGCTCGCGCATCTACGGCAGGGACAGGTGCTGTGTGATCTCCATTTGGATCTGGCATGCATGTGTGCACATCCTTCAGATGGGACAAGTGTGGAG GTATATCCGCACAATGTACCTGGGCATCCAGAGTCGACGGCAGAAGGAACACAGGCGGCGCTTCTACTGGGCGATGATGTACGAGTATGCTGACGTCAACATGCTCCGGCTGCTGGAGACGTTTCTAGAGAGTGCCCCACAACTGGTGctacaactctgtataatgatcCAGAAGAACCGGGCCGAGACGCTGCAGT GTGTCTCCTCCGTTGCCTCCCTACTCTCACTTGCCTGGGTTTTGGCTTCATACCACAAACTCCTGCGCGACTCCAGAGATGACAAAAAGAGCATGAGCTACAGAGGCGCGCTGATCCACATCTTCTGGAGGCTTTTCACCATATCTTCACGGGTGCTCTCCTTCGCCCTCTTCGCTTCCATCTTCCACATCTACTTCGGCATCTTCGTGGTCGTGCACTGGTGTGCCATGGCTTTCTGGATTGTGCACGGTGGCACAGATTTTTGCATGTCCAAATGGGAAGAGGTGCTCTTCAACATGGTGGTGGGCATTGTCTACATCTTTTGCTGGTTCAACGTGAAAGAGGGCCGAACCCGGTTCCGCATGGTGATCTACTACTTCGTGGTGCTTGCCGAGAATACGGTGCTTACTTGCCTGTGGTACGCCTACCGAGACCCAGTCACCACTGACTCCTATGCAGTGCCGGTGCTCTGTGGGGTTTACCTGACCTTCGCCTCAGGGGTGGTGTTCATGGGCATCTACTATGGGTTCCTTCATCCGATGGGACCTAAAACAAGGCTGCTAGCCAGCTCCTGTTGTGCCGAGCTTCTTTGGGGGCTTCCATTCCCCCCGGAGGCCGAGCCCATGGTTCTCACCCCTGGACCGCGAGCGTCCCAACCCACTCCCAGTCGGGCTTCCATGGGGGCCTTTGGCCAGCTTGACGACGCCTCGGTGGACTCCTGCCTGCCCGTGTTTCAGGTGCGCTCACCCGAGTCCACCACTCCCTTGGGCCGCTACCGGCCGGAGGGACCTCTGATCAAGATTGACATGCCTAGGAAACGCTACCCGGCATGGGATGCACACTTCGTGGACAGGCGCTTGCGAAGGACGATAAACATCCTGCAGTTCATCACGCCCGCCACCGTCGGGATCAGGTACAGGGACGGACCGCTGCTGTATGAGCTCCTGCAGTATGAGTCGTCCCTGTGA